From a single Bryobacter aggregatus MPL3 genomic region:
- a CDS encoding S41 family peptidase has product MISLFSPLFKSMAERAHHFPQITVCLQERLFHLCRQRRARPYSAIIDPWSTSQRNDMKAEKTNAIARHLFVFISTLLLSSVALAQAAPDRTAAIRQIQQRVDETYVVPELRPVIIAQLERARLAHRYDVADPDLFVTRVNEDLQAAAHDGHLYLANDQAQYAALLAPPESKEGIEAYRHALAVRNHSGLTKLEILTGNVRYLRLERFQWIPGITAKAYDDAADFLQDGDAIIIDLRSNGGGNSEAADYFSRVFLAPDPRRPGDPASRGRNAAWANKRLYLLVDGGGASAAEAVAYGAQQEKTAWIVGSTTYGAANNNKRFAIAPQFVLSVSYNRPINPISGTNWEGVGVKPDISVAAERALDAALGAALDHLGSAKDVMPERLAEYRWARTAIEARLHPPKIDPARMSGWAGTFGTIEIKRSEAGLLFYRSDRPKRPQGVLMVPLDDQGLFGVPGYSDLRAKIGPTEVVLLHGAEDAREVFARNVTR; this is encoded by the coding sequence TTGATCAGCCTTTTCAGCCCACTGTTCAAGTCGATGGCGGAACGTGCACATCACTTCCCGCAAATCACCGTCTGTCTTCAGGAAAGACTTTTCCATCTTTGCCGCCAGCGCCGCGCGCGGCCGTACTCCGCTATCATTGACCCTTGGAGCACCTCCCAGCGGAATGATATGAAAGCCGAGAAAACGAACGCGATAGCGCGCCATCTCTTTGTCTTCATCAGTACCCTCTTGTTGTCATCCGTGGCGCTCGCACAGGCCGCGCCTGACCGCACAGCAGCCATTCGTCAGATCCAACAGCGAGTCGATGAAACCTATGTGGTGCCGGAGTTAAGGCCGGTGATTATTGCGCAGCTCGAGCGCGCTCGACTGGCACATCGATACGATGTGGCCGATCCCGACCTCTTCGTCACCCGCGTTAACGAGGACCTGCAGGCTGCGGCGCATGACGGCCATCTCTACCTGGCCAACGATCAGGCGCAGTACGCTGCCCTGCTGGCACCACCAGAGAGCAAAGAAGGCATTGAAGCTTATCGTCACGCCCTGGCGGTCCGCAATCATAGTGGTCTGACGAAACTGGAGATCCTGACAGGCAACGTCCGCTATCTCAGGCTCGAACGTTTCCAGTGGATACCAGGCATCACGGCCAAGGCCTACGATGATGCTGCAGATTTTTTGCAGGACGGCGACGCCATCATTATCGATCTGCGAAGCAACGGCGGTGGCAACAGTGAGGCCGCTGACTACTTCTCGCGCGTGTTCCTGGCACCAGATCCCCGTCGGCCTGGCGATCCGGCATCTCGTGGGCGAAATGCAGCGTGGGCCAACAAGCGGCTCTATCTGCTTGTCGATGGAGGCGGGGCATCAGCGGCTGAGGCGGTCGCTTATGGCGCACAGCAGGAAAAGACGGCGTGGATCGTCGGAAGCACGACCTACGGTGCGGCCAACAACAATAAGCGTTTCGCCATCGCACCGCAGTTTGTGTTGAGCGTCTCGTACAACCGGCCGATCAATCCGATCAGCGGCACGAATTGGGAAGGGGTCGGCGTAAAACCGGACATCTCGGTTGCCGCGGAGCGGGCGCTTGACGCAGCACTGGGTGCGGCGCTCGACCACCTCGGCAGCGCTAAGGACGTGATGCCGGAACGGCTCGCCGAGTATCGCTGGGCGAGGACCGCCATCGAGGCCAGATTGCACCCTCCAAAGATTGACCCAGCACGGATGAGCGGATGGGCGGGAACGTTCGGTACGATCGAAATCAAACGGTCCGAAGCCGGGCTACTCTTCTATCGATCTGATCGCCCGAAGCGCCCGCAAGGCGTACTGATGGTGCCGCTCGACGATCAGGGCCTGTTCGGAGTCCCCGGCTATAGCGACCTGCGCGCCAAGATCGGACCGACCGAGGTTGTGCTACTCCACGGTGCCGAAGATGCGAGAGAAGTGTTCGCACGGAACGTGACGCGCTAG
- a CDS encoding IS630 family transposase has protein sequence MEAKRGRPKKQELVVTEQQREELERLVRQPRKSRATAFRARIILECDGGLSNAAVAAKLRTTGFTVGFWRNRFIVGGISTLGDEPRPGAPREIGDDKIEQVVRLTLEKAPKGATHWSSRMLATRTGLSQSTISRIWRAFGLKPHRSETFQLSNDPLLVDKVRDIIGLYLSPPHHALVLCVDEKSQIQALSRNQPVLPLRSGQLERRTHDYQRHGVTSLFAALDIATGRVLGKCYRRHRSVEFLDFLKKIDAAAPADLDVHLVLDNYGTHKTAKVRQWLQKRPRYHLHFTPTHASWLNQVERWFALLTQRQIKRGSHRSVSELEDAIRKFIAVHNEQPKPFLWTKSASQILESIARFASTTLAAHQPNTSARNQ, from the coding sequence ATGGAAGCGAAGCGAGGACGACCCAAGAAGCAGGAGTTGGTGGTAACCGAGCAGCAACGGGAAGAGTTGGAACGGTTGGTGCGGCAGCCAAGAAAATCCCGAGCAACAGCGTTTCGGGCACGAATCATCCTGGAATGCGACGGCGGATTGAGTAACGCCGCAGTTGCGGCGAAGCTGAGGACAACTGGGTTTACTGTTGGATTCTGGCGTAATCGTTTCATTGTGGGCGGGATCTCAACTTTGGGAGATGAGCCTCGGCCCGGGGCGCCACGAGAAATCGGCGACGACAAGATTGAGCAGGTCGTCCGGCTCACACTGGAGAAGGCCCCCAAGGGAGCAACCCATTGGTCCAGCCGAATGCTGGCGACGAGAACAGGACTGAGTCAATCCACCATCAGCCGCATCTGGCGTGCCTTTGGTCTGAAGCCACATCGAAGCGAAACCTTCCAGTTGTCGAACGATCCGTTGCTGGTTGACAAAGTGCGGGACATTATTGGGCTCTATCTGTCGCCCCCGCATCATGCGTTGGTGCTGTGCGTGGATGAGAAAAGTCAGATCCAGGCGCTAAGCCGGAACCAACCCGTGTTGCCGCTACGAAGCGGTCAACTTGAGCGCCGCACGCACGACTATCAACGACATGGAGTGACCAGTCTGTTTGCGGCTCTGGATATCGCCACCGGCCGGGTATTGGGCAAATGCTATCGCCGTCATCGCTCTGTAGAGTTCCTCGATTTCTTGAAAAAAATCGATGCGGCCGCCCCTGCCGACCTGGATGTCCATCTGGTGCTGGATAACTACGGAACGCACAAGACCGCCAAGGTTCGACAGTGGCTCCAAAAGAGGCCCCGGTATCATCTGCACTTTACTCCCACACATGCCTCTTGGTTGAACCAAGTCGAACGCTGGTTTGCGTTGTTGACACAACGGCAAATCAAGCGTGGCTCTCATCGAAGCGTCTCGGAACTAGAGGACGCTATTCGGAAGTTCATTGCCGTGCACAACGAGCAACCCAAACCATTCCTCTGGACCAAATCTGCCTCTCAAATTCTTGAGTCCATCGCCCGCTTTGCTTCAACCACCCTTGCCGCCCATCAACCGAACACTTCTGCTAGAAATCAATGA
- a CDS encoding IS5 family transposase (programmed frameshift), with product MRGRWDLKDDQWEVVEPVLRPQRRADQRGRPWHDTRCVLNGVLWVLGSGAQWRELPERYPPYQTCHRRFQQWVRSGKLEETLRVLARYLYEQGQLNLEEAFVDATFASAKKGAFAIGPTRRGKGTKIIAIATGDSLPLAVAVDSASPAECQLVEDVLAGSFLDEMPRRLIGDKTYDSDKLDEKLAEEYGIEMIAPNRRNRGKTQDGRPLRRYRRRWRVERLFAWLHHFRRLVTRWEYHVENFLGFVRLGCLQILLRRL from the exons ATGCGTGGACGATGGGACTTAAAGGACGACCAATGGGAAGTCGTGGAGCCGGTGTTGCGTCCGCAGCGCCGAGCGGATCAGCGTGGCAGGCCGTGGCACGATACTCGATGCGTATTGAACGGGGTGCTGTGGGTTTTAGGGAGTGGGGCGCAGTGGCGTGAACTGCCGGAAAGATATCCGCCGTACCAGACCTGTCACCGACGTTTTCAACAGTGGGTGCGAAGCGGAAAGCTGGAAGAGACGCTGAGAGTGTTGGCCCGCTACTTATATGAGCAGGGTCAGTTGAATCTGGAAGAAGCGTTCGTTGATGCCACATTCGCGAGCGCAAAAAAGGGGGCCT TCGCCATTGGTCCCACCCGTCGCGGCAAGGGCACGAAGATCATCGCTATCGCCACTGGTGACAGTCTTCCTCTCGCCGTTGCTGTCGACAGCGCTTCGCCGGCCGAGTGTCAGCTTGTGGAAGACGTTCTGGCCGGAAGCTTCCTCGATGAAATGCCCAGGCGACTCATCGGAGACAAAACTTACGACTCGGATAAGCTCGACGAAAAGCTTGCCGAAGAGTACGGCATCGAGATGATCGCGCCGAACCGGCGCAACCGGGGCAAGACTCAGGATGGACGGCCATTGCGCCGTTACCGCCGCCGCTGGCGCGTCGAGCGACTCTTTGCCTGGCTTCATCACTTTCGACGCCTGGTCACTCGTTGGGAATACCACGTCGAAAACTTCCTCGGATTCGTTCGCCTCGGTTGCTTACAAATCTTACTCAGACGTTTATGA
- a CDS encoding restriction endonuclease, which translates to MQRRHDSPEWREFEQLVARIEHDAGPLGLVVRSPDRILCKVTGRKREVDVSVRSRAGTADLLVTIECRKRHPKQDVTWIEQLATKRDAIGASCTIAVSSSGFTPAAEAVAARHGIRLRRLSEISVDEVNGLLRRLDFVLFTHKRAAAARVGLRFYRDETWKVPDPNQVDMDLPSSTDLFAKIFTNTETGYAWSIIDMWHQVQKDGDAFGDVKRGQPPVIRNACFPYPGNVRVETPDGPKRLGDAILSIKLWIELEEVWLNDAKRVEYASPEGEALQRVEFVPQRREQKDWSISLQVPKDSTDLNELKTGFNQPTPESAK; encoded by the coding sequence ATGCAACGCCGTCACGACAGTCCGGAGTGGAGGGAGTTCGAGCAGCTCGTGGCTCGTATCGAGCATGATGCTGGGCCGCTCGGGTTGGTCGTGCGCTCGCCTGATCGCATCCTGTGTAAGGTGACGGGCCGGAAGCGTGAGGTCGACGTGAGCGTCCGGAGTCGTGCGGGGACTGCTGATTTGCTGGTGACGATTGAGTGCCGTAAGCGTCACCCGAAGCAGGATGTGACGTGGATCGAGCAGCTCGCGACGAAGCGTGACGCTATTGGTGCGTCGTGTACGATCGCGGTGAGCTCGTCCGGGTTCACGCCAGCGGCTGAGGCCGTAGCTGCTCGTCATGGCATCCGGTTGCGGCGGCTCTCCGAGATATCGGTTGACGAGGTGAACGGACTCCTGCGTCGACTTGATTTCGTCCTGTTTACTCACAAGCGGGCGGCTGCGGCACGGGTCGGGCTCCGGTTCTATCGGGACGAGACGTGGAAGGTGCCCGATCCGAACCAAGTCGACATGGACCTGCCGTCATCGACGGATTTGTTCGCGAAGATCTTCACGAATACCGAAACAGGGTACGCGTGGTCGATTATCGATATGTGGCATCAGGTGCAGAAGGACGGGGACGCGTTCGGGGACGTCAAGCGCGGACAGCCGCCTGTGATAAGGAACGCGTGCTTTCCGTACCCCGGTAACGTGAGGGTGGAGACACCGGACGGTCCGAAACGTCTGGGCGATGCCATCTTGAGCATAAAACTCTGGATTGAGCTCGAAGAGGTGTGGCTGAACGACGCCAAGCGGGTCGAGTATGCGTCTCCCGAAGGCGAGGCGCTCCAGCGCGTCGAGTTTGTCCCGCAACGGCGTGAGCAGAAGGACTGGAGCATCTCTCTCCAAGTGCCGAAGGACAGCACGGATCTGAACGAGCTTAAGACCGGATTCAACCAACCAACGCCCGAGAGCGCGAAGTAG
- a CDS encoding tyrosine-type recombinase/integrase, giving the protein MAEILHSQNSQAGQSVAPIYTFGQFVEVTYLPVYRRKWKPSTAVTEENRLTANLVPDLGFMLMSEVTRESLQTLLDVKANTLTRSMVDHLRFRLRSIFTLGMSEGVVDRNPAMALYTPRHCQPARPRKVLKIEEAARMLDALDLREKLIARFATWEGMRPGEILALQVGDVESNCVWVRRRLYRGQIDTPKTKRSYRQVALSQGTTSLLGAWITKLDTANSQAWLFSTENNTPIWRDNVWLRNMRPKLKAVGLEWANFQVMRRTFATLSRQAGVDAHTRSAQMGNTVDVNENEYAVSTFEDRLAAVRHLETTIQ; this is encoded by the coding sequence TTGGCCGAGATTCTTCACAGTCAAAACTCTCAGGCTGGACAGTCGGTAGCACCGATCTACACCTTCGGCCAATTCGTCGAGGTGACCTATCTGCCGGTCTACCGCCGCAAGTGGAAACCATCCACAGCGGTCACGGAAGAGAACAGACTCACCGCAAATCTTGTTCCGGATCTGGGATTTATGCTGATGTCCGAAGTCACTCGAGAATCGCTGCAAACGCTTCTGGATGTGAAAGCGAATACTCTTACCAGGAGTATGGTGGATCATCTCCGCTTTCGTCTCCGCTCTATTTTCACGCTAGGAATGAGTGAGGGAGTCGTAGATCGAAATCCAGCGATGGCTCTATACACGCCCCGTCACTGTCAACCCGCCCGACCACGCAAGGTTCTGAAAATTGAGGAGGCGGCGAGAATGCTCGACGCGCTGGATTTGCGAGAGAAGCTCATTGCCCGATTCGCAACTTGGGAAGGAATGCGACCGGGAGAAATCCTAGCCTTACAAGTAGGTGATGTGGAAAGCAATTGTGTGTGGGTTCGACGGCGACTTTACCGAGGCCAGATCGACACCCCAAAAACGAAGCGATCCTACCGGCAAGTTGCCCTGTCCCAAGGGACTACAAGCCTTTTAGGAGCTTGGATCACAAAGCTCGACACTGCCAACTCCCAAGCGTGGCTATTCTCGACGGAGAACAACACACCAATCTGGCGAGACAACGTTTGGCTGCGCAACATGCGGCCCAAACTGAAGGCCGTCGGTCTCGAATGGGCAAACTTCCAGGTGATGCGCCGCACTTTTGCGACCCTCTCAAGGCAAGCCGGAGTCGATGCTCACACCCGTTCGGCACAGATGGGCAACACCGTAGATGTTAACGAGAACGAGTACGCCGTCAGCACCTTCGAGGATCGGCTGGCAGCAGTTCGTCACTTGGAGACAACGATCCAGTAG
- the traF gene encoding conjugative transfer signal peptidase TraF: MSGRHKPLVASLIAAFSAFVTLATIASITGIRVNTSYSLPLGLYVRTNDLTASLIEFCPAEPYATESALRNYRTHSVICNDGAAPLLKPIIAQRGDVVTVTSRGIEVNGQVIANTRPVPFDASGRPLQAWPKGEYLVGEGTLWVASTYNAGSYDSRYMGPIRITQIRGRLRPLWLLHG, from the coding sequence ATGTCTGGCCGTCATAAGCCTCTGGTCGCTTCGCTCATCGCCGCGTTCAGCGCCTTCGTCACTCTCGCGACGATTGCATCAATTACCGGCATCCGCGTCAACACAAGCTACAGCCTTCCGCTGGGCCTCTACGTGAGAACAAACGACCTCACTGCAAGTCTGATCGAATTCTGCCCCGCCGAACCATACGCAACGGAATCTGCGTTGCGAAACTACCGTACCCACAGTGTGATTTGCAACGATGGCGCAGCACCACTACTCAAGCCGATCATCGCCCAACGCGGAGATGTCGTGACCGTCACGTCAAGAGGAATCGAGGTAAATGGTCAGGTGATTGCGAACACACGTCCAGTTCCATTCGACGCCTCCGGACGTCCCCTACAGGCATGGCCCAAAGGGGAATATCTTGTGGGCGAAGGAACGCTATGGGTTGCGTCAACCTACAACGCTGGCAGCTATGACTCCCGCTACATGGGACCAATTCGAATCACTCAAATTCGTGGGAGGCTTCGCCCGTTATGGCTACTTCATGGCTAG
- a CDS encoding single-stranded DNA-binding protein, which translates to MPSGMPVANVRMAEGYRYTDRNNETQEHTNWHNLVFYGELADIAVSYEKGENIFVEGTLQTRKFTPKDGSTRTIHEIIARSVYLIAKPRTGKEAPADNAPQREDSSIHVAEESAADVWPS; encoded by the coding sequence ATGCCCTCCGGAATGCCTGTCGCGAACGTTCGGATGGCCGAAGGCTACCGCTACACCGACAGAAACAACGAAACGCAAGAGCACACCAATTGGCACAACCTCGTCTTCTATGGTGAACTCGCCGACATTGCTGTGAGCTATGAGAAGGGTGAAAACATCTTCGTCGAAGGAACTCTACAAACCCGCAAGTTCACACCGAAAGACGGAAGCACAAGGACCATCCATGAAATCATCGCCCGCAGCGTCTACCTGATCGCCAAGCCGCGCACAGGGAAAGAAGCTCCCGCAGACAACGCACCGCAGCGAGAAGATTCATCGATCCACGTCGCAGAGGAAAGCGCAGCCGATGTCTGGCCGTCATAA
- a CDS encoding ArdC family protein: MANESNSNEAPVKRDFRKEVTDQTIEMLEKGTAPWQKPWEPGSLQLPFNPTTEKNYRGGNALHLMAVGARKGFDDPRWLTYKQAAANGWQVRAGEKGTQIEFWQFGEDTKKGSPTQADAERETGNGDYRGPLRRVFTVFNAKQIDGVSPYVPKERAAWEIAETGESILQNSGAKIVHDQNDRAFYSRSADRIHLPPDAAFKTAADYYGTALHELAHWSGHPDRLNRPTLNESCRFGDPNYAKEELRAELTSLLSH; the protein is encoded by the coding sequence ATGGCCAACGAATCCAATTCCAACGAAGCTCCGGTCAAGAGAGACTTTCGCAAAGAAGTAACCGACCAGACCATCGAAATGCTGGAGAAGGGCACCGCGCCCTGGCAGAAACCCTGGGAGCCAGGATCGCTTCAACTCCCCTTCAACCCCACCACCGAAAAGAACTACCGGGGCGGCAATGCCCTTCATTTGATGGCCGTTGGAGCCCGCAAAGGCTTCGATGACCCGCGCTGGCTCACTTATAAGCAAGCCGCCGCGAACGGTTGGCAGGTTCGAGCGGGTGAAAAGGGCACGCAAATTGAGTTCTGGCAGTTTGGCGAAGACACCAAGAAAGGCTCACCGACCCAAGCAGACGCCGAGCGCGAAACAGGCAACGGCGACTACCGAGGACCGCTCCGCCGTGTTTTCACGGTTTTCAACGCCAAGCAGATCGACGGAGTTTCTCCCTACGTCCCAAAAGAGCGCGCAGCTTGGGAGATCGCCGAGACCGGCGAATCGATCCTACAGAATTCTGGGGCAAAGATCGTCCACGATCAGAATGACCGTGCCTTTTACAGCCGATCCGCTGACCGGATTCACCTCCCGCCGGACGCTGCCTTCAAGACCGCCGCGGACTATTACGGCACGGCGCTTCACGAGTTAGCCCATTGGAGCGGCCATCCAGACCGCCTGAATCGGCCAACGCTCAACGAAAGCTGCCGCTTTGGCGATCCGAACTACGCCAAGGAAGAACTGAGGGCCGAACTCACTAGTCTCCTGAGTCATTGA
- a CDS encoding helix-turn-helix domain-containing protein, whose product MTERELTSILGWPGYKVYRHEIDEEKRALRLWVRRKRDNKILICGNCGGRAGRVEEVRERELRHLPCMKYQTWLMVEYYRVNCTKCGLRTERVDQMPGKAPFTKDFEDEVGLACESAAVRQVARCFGLAASTVRAIDLRYPVHALRNACRERSDGRRLPLHRQKQRNARAHQLAQPRLLW is encoded by the coding sequence GTGACGGAGCGAGAGTTGACTTCGATTTTGGGATGGCCTGGGTACAAGGTGTATCGGCATGAGATCGATGAAGAGAAACGGGCGTTACGGCTGTGGGTGCGGCGCAAGCGTGACAACAAGATACTGATCTGCGGGAACTGTGGTGGACGTGCAGGGCGCGTGGAAGAGGTTCGTGAGCGGGAACTCCGTCACCTTCCCTGCATGAAGTATCAGACGTGGTTAATGGTCGAATATTATCGCGTGAACTGCACAAAGTGTGGTTTGCGGACGGAGCGAGTGGATCAGATGCCTGGCAAGGCTCCGTTCACGAAAGACTTCGAGGATGAGGTTGGACTAGCCTGCGAGTCGGCTGCAGTTCGGCAGGTGGCGAGGTGTTTTGGGCTTGCGGCGAGCACTGTAAGAGCGATCGACCTACGCTATCCGGTACATGCCCTCCGGAATGCCTGTCGCGAACGTTCGGATGGCCGAAGGCTACCGCTACACCGACAGAAACAACGAAACGCAAGAGCACACCAATTGGCACAACCTCGTCTTCTATGGTGA
- a CDS encoding replication protein RepA gives MLVRAEHVLRESHGDLLISRYRAKQAEGIALVRSNRENGKQSLAFASRPFILCGLPIRKPPPDQLLFERRNGNFLLQITGHPHFGLPFGQDRLILIFLATLAVRQKSQVVRFRSAAELLDTFGMAKGGKEYRRIIAAFERIFGATMFFTTDRSSATSSVLHRSRFNFLREAEIWYSRPESVPDNGNSITLSAEFYAELTAHPIPTDLEAIKIFAAAPGLLDLFLWLSYRCYISKGPEYIPLFGPSGLTKQLGCIEYSRPSKFRATLEKWLQSIRSLWPQCPARICTNGNFLRIDRQIVLAPSPH, from the coding sequence ATGTTGGTTAGGGCAGAACATGTCCTTCGCGAGTCCCATGGGGATCTTCTGATCTCCCGCTACCGAGCGAAGCAGGCCGAAGGTATCGCACTTGTCCGATCGAACCGGGAGAACGGCAAGCAATCTCTCGCCTTCGCCTCTCGACCATTCATCCTCTGCGGACTCCCAATTCGAAAGCCACCCCCCGATCAACTGCTCTTTGAAAGAAGGAATGGCAACTTCTTACTCCAAATCACTGGCCACCCGCATTTCGGTCTCCCGTTCGGACAGGATCGCCTCATCCTAATTTTCCTAGCAACACTAGCGGTCCGTCAGAAAAGCCAAGTGGTCCGCTTCCGATCAGCGGCAGAGTTGCTAGACACTTTCGGAATGGCAAAAGGCGGCAAAGAGTATCGGCGAATCATCGCGGCCTTCGAGCGCATTTTCGGCGCGACTATGTTCTTCACCACCGATCGATCTAGCGCAACCTCGAGCGTTCTCCATCGAAGCCGCTTCAACTTCCTAAGAGAGGCAGAGATCTGGTACAGCCGACCCGAATCAGTACCGGACAACGGAAATTCCATCACGCTCAGTGCCGAGTTCTATGCAGAGTTGACAGCCCACCCAATCCCCACAGACCTCGAAGCAATCAAGATTTTCGCAGCAGCACCCGGGCTCCTCGACCTCTTCCTTTGGCTTAGCTATCGCTGCTACATTTCGAAAGGACCAGAGTACATTCCCCTGTTTGGGCCAAGCGGCCTGACGAAGCAACTCGGGTGCATCGAGTACTCCCGCCCAAGTAAGTTCCGAGCAACGCTGGAAAAGTGGCTCCAAAGCATCCGTAGCTTGTGGCCACAATGCCCGGCAAGAATCTGTACCAACGGCAACTTCCTGAGAATCGACAGGCAAATTGTGTTGGCCCCTTCCCCCCATTGA
- a CDS encoding helix-turn-helix domain-containing protein, giving the protein MQPAQDPQAVLTIRDVANLLRCSKTHVSNVINGKVPGTPRLAHLSMGRRKLVRREWLDQWLEASKERC; this is encoded by the coding sequence ATGCAACCAGCGCAAGACCCTCAGGCGGTCCTCACCATCCGCGACGTGGCAAATCTCCTGCGATGTTCGAAGACACATGTCTCAAATGTGATCAACGGAAAGGTACCCGGAACTCCGCGCCTGGCCCATCTGTCGATGGGGCGGCGAAAACTAGTCCGAAGGGAATGGCTCGACCAGTGGTTAGAAGCCAGCAAGGAGCGGTGTTAG
- a CDS encoding IS630 family transposase has protein sequence MEAKRGRPKKQELVVTEQQREELERLVRQPRKSRATAFRARIILECDGGLSNAAVAAKLRTTGFTVGFWRNRFIVGGISTLGDEPRPGAPREIGDDKIEQVVRLTLEKAPKGATHWSSRMLATRTGLSQSTISRIWRAFGLKPHRSETFQLSNDPLLVDKVRDIIGLYLSPPHHALVLCVDEKSQIQALSRNQPVLPLRSGQLERRTHDYQRHGVTSLFAALDIATGRVLGKCYRRHRSVEFLDFLKKIDAAAPADLDVHLVLDNYGTHKTAKVRQWLQKRPRYHLHFTPTHASWLNQVERWFALLTQRQIKRGSHRSVSELEDAIRKFIAVHNEQPKPFLWTKSASQILESIARFASTTLAAHQPNTSARNQ, from the coding sequence ATGGAAGCGAAGCGAGGACGACCCAAGAAGCAGGAGTTGGTGGTAACCGAGCAGCAACGGGAAGAGTTGGAACGGTTGGTGCGGCAGCCAAGAAAGTCCCGAGCAACAGCGTTTCGGGCACGAATCATCCTGGAATGCGACGGCGGATTGAGTAACGCCGCAGTTGCGGCGAAGCTGAGGACAACTGGGTTTACTGTTGGATTCTGGCGTAATCGTTTCATTGTGGGCGGGATCTCAACTTTGGGAGATGAGCCTCGGCCCGGGGCGCCACGAGAAATCGGCGACGACAAGATTGAGCAGGTCGTCCGGCTCACACTGGAGAAGGCCCCCAAGGGAGCAACCCATTGGTCCAGCCGAATGCTGGCGACGAGAACAGGACTGAGTCAATCCACCATCAGCCGCATCTGGCGTGCCTTTGGTCTGAAGCCACATCGAAGCGAAACCTTCCAGTTGTCGAACGATCCGTTGCTGGTTGACAAAGTGCGGGACATTATTGGGCTCTATCTGTCGCCCCCGCATCATGCGTTGGTGCTGTGCGTGGATGAGAAAAGTCAGATCCAGGCGCTAAGCCGGAACCAACCCGTGTTGCCGCTACGAAGCGGTCAACTTGAGCGCCGCACGCACGACTATCAACGACATGGAGTGACCAGTCTGTTTGCGGCTCTGGATATCGCCACCGGCCGGGTATTGGGCAAATGCTATCGCCGTCATCGCTCTGTAGAGTTCCTCGATTTCTTGAAAAAAATCGATGCGGCCGCCCCTGCCGACCTGGATGTCCATCTGGTGCTGGATAACTACGGAACGCACAAGACCGCCAAGGTTCGACAGTGGCTCCAAAAGAGGCCCCGGTATCATCTGCACTTTACTCCCACACATGCCTCTTGGTTGAACCAAGTCGAACGCTGGTTTGCGTTGTTGACACAACGGCAAATCAAGCGTGGCTCTCATCGAAGCGTCTCGGAACTAGAGGACGCTATTCGGAAGTTCATTGCCGTGCACAACGAGCAACCCAAACCATTCCTCTGGACCAAATCTGCCTCTCAAATTCTTGAGTCCATCGCCCGCTTTGCTTCAACCACCCTTGCCGCCCATCAACCGAACACTTCTGCTAGAAATCAATGA